A window of Apium graveolens cultivar Ventura chromosome 8, ASM990537v1, whole genome shotgun sequence contains these coding sequences:
- the LOC141677760 gene encoding uncharacterized protein LOC141677760 isoform X2 codes for METEDGLARENSLVNEFREGDRLVENNDLGIEDGLARGLVNEVREGDRLVENNDLGLEDGLAQENLLVNEDREGDLLVASNGLRPEDGMACENSVVDENREVMSSQGPGLLGDRMDVDGLDFVDNVKSNDQGHVDNINGIELVMEGNQNCNNHFAAFASLLDSDDQFSLPDFDMEEFGLGEQLGDKGPCGDVSQLIDSLLDTDVTVGGSVPIVTNDENRSNAKRNGIETPTDARESDTVISSLPMVSSSLQKTVQGIEDGEISEVSEVLEKSSDLINEDAVPLEKNSEDKDELLGDIIYKGSTLDALGRGPAKDNQYFGLDKNGVSIPSTDLNVEKENDNRNLVNNRTQVYYGDTVEDDRDDQKDSKLEFGRSRQRCAPKETKSQGSCPKKISPSGGSTGENTVENQCSASTEEVADQNRRKRKRGGRSKESKDKKKKKERIERAKKNRELGVKRLKLTPVSKPKTVIYCRHFLKGRCHEGEKCKYSHDTVPLTKSKPCCHFARHSCMKGDDCPFDHELSKYPCNSFLSQGSCIRGSNCMFSHEVLVKEGSSPASDTCNPDSRSVSVKQNSLLKNQVNPNSTGNQIASANLCSSGVSYIKNDKKIGEGTTLKPAGQAPKGISFLSQRNVPVGNTSKHVQGALSAKADNGAKVDQPTISSASNGVESLNKSTLRTPVVPRGINFLSFGKAHSESFSTIKSSFSLVSNGKIGKLPLSDPNKGEQAGSSSKTILGGKVDSQTGHGASSIVQNNNGTENRTPAMAPRGLGFLSVGNLLDGSSNKKQAGSNLNEITGVPSTVKNNECVSNKLQTSNPVLPPVSSSPLPHDHFLGKLKDVQNKSSSSSFQGSLFSNTPSSVQRAFQSTLALAAKFESKAKNAHSSDSPVTRADLSKEDNSSQNKFTKSSTILDFLYSASSKTKQ; via the exons ATGGAGACTGAGGACGGGTTGGCACGTGAAAATTCACTGGTTAATGAGTTTAGAGAAGGTGATCGGTTGGTTGAAAATAATGATTTGGGGATCGAAGATGGGTTGGCACGTGGACTGGTTAATGAGGTTAGAGAAGGTGATCGGTTGGTAGAAAATAATGATCTGGGGTTGGAAGATGGGTTGGCACAAGAAAATTTATTGGTTAATGAAGATAGAGAAGGTGATTTATTGGTAGCGAGCAATGGTTTGAGGCCTGAGGATGGGATGGCATGTGAAAATTCTGTGGTGGATGAGAATAGAGAGGTTATGAGTTCTCAGGGACCGGGTCTTCTTGGTGACCGTATGGATGTAGATGGGTTGGACTTTGTGGATAATGTAAAGAGTAATGATCAGGGGCATGTTGATAATATTAACGGGATAGAGTTGGTGATGGAAGGCAACCAGAATTGTAATAATCATTTTGCAGCTTTTGCTTCATTACTTGATAGTGATGATCAGTTTAGTCTCCCTGATTTTGACATGGAGGAATTTGGTTTAGGAGAACAACTGGGTGATAAGGGACCCTGTGGTGATGTCTCTCAACTTATTGACTCGTTACTGGATACAGATGTAACTGTTGGAGGTTCAGTGCCCATTGTTACTAATGATGAGAATCGTTCAAATGCGAAGAGAAATGGGATAGAAACACCAACAGATGCAAGGGAATCAGATACAGTGATATCTTCCTTGCCTATGGTTTCTTCCTCTCTTCAGAAAACTGTTCAAGGCATTGAAGATGGGGAAATTTCAGAGGTTTCTGAAGTTCTTGAGAAgtcaagtgatttaataaatgaaGATGCTGTACCCTTAGAGAAGAACAGTGAAGACAAAGATGAGCTTTTAGGAGATATTATTTACAAAGGATCCACTCTGGATGCACTTGGAAGAGGACCTGCGAAAGATAACCAGTACTTTGGCCTAGATAAAAATGGAGTTAGCATACCGAGCACTGATTTAAATGTTGAAAAGGAGAATGATAATAGAAATTTGGTAAATAATAGAACTCAGGtctattatggggatacggtaGAAGATGACAGGGATGACCAGAAGGATAGTAAACTTGAATTCGGAAGAAGCAGACAAAGGTGTGCGCCCAAAGAGACCAAGAGTCAAGGTTCTTGTCCTAAAAAAATATCACCAAGTGGTGGATCGACAGGGGAAAATACAGTTGAGAATCAATGCAGTGCGTCAACTGAAGAG GTTGCCGATCAGAACAGAAGGAAAAGAAAGAGGGGGGGTCGTAGCAAGGAGTCAAAGGACAAGAAAAAG AAGAAAGAAAGAATTGAGCGAGCAAAGAAAAACAGAGAACTCGGTGTTAAAAGGTTGAAGCTGACACCAGTGTCGAAACCAAAAACAGTAATATATTGCCGTCACTTTCTCAAAGGAAGATGCCATGAG GGCGAAAAGTGCAAATATTCTCATGATACAGTACCATTGACAAAGTCTAAG CCATGCTGTCATTTTGCACGTCACTCATGCATGAAAGGAGATGACTGCCCATTTGACCATGAACTTTCAAAGTATCCATGTAACAGTTTCTTGTCCCAAGGTTCTTGCATCAGGGGATCCAACTGCATGTTTTCACACGAG GTACTGGTGAAGGAAGGTTCTTCCCCTGCCTCTGATACTTGCAATCCTGATTCGAGGTCTGTATCTGTCAAACAAAATTCACTTCTGAAGAACCAAGTGAACCCTAATTCTACTGGCAATCAAATTGCGAGTGCCAACTTATGTTCTAGTGGGGTTTCTTATATTAAGAATGACAAAAAGATTGGAGAAGGGACTACATTAAAACCTGCTGGACAGGCACCCAAAGGAATAAGCTTTCTTTCGCAGAGAAATGTGCCAGTAGGTAATACGAGTAAGCATGTACAAGGTGCCTTGTCTGCGAAGGCAGATAATGGTGCCAAAGTTGACCAACCAACCATCAGTAGTGCATCAAATGGGGTTGAAAGCTTGAATAAGAGCACACTTAGAACACCTGTTGTGCCACGGGGAATAAACTTTCTGTCATTCGGTAAAGCTCATTCTGAAAGCTTTAGTACTATAAAATCTAGTTTTTCTTTAGTTAGCAATGGTAAAATTGGAAAATTACCATTAAGTGATCCCAACAAAGGTGAACAAGCAGGTTCATCATCAAAGACAATTCTTGGTGGCAAAGTTGACTCTCAGACTGGCCATGGTGCATCCAGCATCGTTCAGAACAATAATGGGACAGAAAACCGAACACCAGCAATGGCACCTCGGGGTCTGGGCTTTCTTTCAGTTGGCAATCTTTTAGACGGTTCTTCCAACAAGAAACAAGCTGGCTCCAACTTGAATGAGATAACTGGGGTGCCTTCAACTGTTAAAAACAATGAATGCGTGAGTAACAAACTTCAGACTTCTAATCCAGTTTTACCTCCAGTGTCGTCTTCTCCACTTCCCCATGATCATTTTTTAGGCAAGCTAAAAGATGTTCAGAACAAAAGCTCGTCAAGCTCTTTCCAGGGATCCCTCTTTTCAAACACTCCAAGTTCAGTGCAGAGGGCCTTCCAGTCAACATTAGCATTGGCAGCTAAATTTGAGTCTAAAGCGAAGAATGCTCACTCATCTGATTCCCCTGTTACTCGTGCGGACTTGAGCAAGGAAGACAACAGTTCACAGAACAAGTTCACGAAGTCTTCAACAATTTTGGACTTCTTATATAGCGCTAGTAGTAAAACAAAGCAGTAA
- the LOC141677760 gene encoding uncharacterized protein LOC141677760 isoform X1 — MENLELETLNLSKKAPFEIPKNRRRRPLKSQSFDTFLRIVSECHLHFQNQEQVATVQGDRLVENNDLSIHGDRLVESNDMETEDGLARENSLVNEFREGDRLVENNDLGIEDGLARGLVNEVREGDRLVENNDLGLEDGLAQENLLVNEDREGDLLVASNGLRPEDGMACENSVVDENREVMSSQGPGLLGDRMDVDGLDFVDNVKSNDQGHVDNINGIELVMEGNQNCNNHFAAFASLLDSDDQFSLPDFDMEEFGLGEQLGDKGPCGDVSQLIDSLLDTDVTVGGSVPIVTNDENRSNAKRNGIETPTDARESDTVISSLPMVSSSLQKTVQGIEDGEISEVSEVLEKSSDLINEDAVPLEKNSEDKDELLGDIIYKGSTLDALGRGPAKDNQYFGLDKNGVSIPSTDLNVEKENDNRNLVNNRTQVYYGDTVEDDRDDQKDSKLEFGRSRQRCAPKETKSQGSCPKKISPSGGSTGENTVENQCSASTEEVADQNRRKRKRGGRSKESKDKKKKKERIERAKKNRELGVKRLKLTPVSKPKTVIYCRHFLKGRCHEGEKCKYSHDTVPLTKSKPCCHFARHSCMKGDDCPFDHELSKYPCNSFLSQGSCIRGSNCMFSHEVLVKEGSSPASDTCNPDSRSVSVKQNSLLKNQVNPNSTGNQIASANLCSSGVSYIKNDKKIGEGTTLKPAGQAPKGISFLSQRNVPVGNTSKHVQGALSAKADNGAKVDQPTISSASNGVESLNKSTLRTPVVPRGINFLSFGKAHSESFSTIKSSFSLVSNGKIGKLPLSDPNKGEQAGSSSKTILGGKVDSQTGHGASSIVQNNNGTENRTPAMAPRGLGFLSVGNLLDGSSNKKQAGSNLNEITGVPSTVKNNECVSNKLQTSNPVLPPVSSSPLPHDHFLGKLKDVQNKSSSSSFQGSLFSNTPSSVQRAFQSTLALAAKFESKAKNAHSSDSPVTRADLSKEDNSSQNKFTKSSTILDFLYSASSKTKQ; from the exons ATGGAGAATCTTGAATTAGAAACCCTAAATTTATCGAAAAAAGCCCCTTTTGAAATTCCAAAGAATCGGAGAAGAAGACCCTTAAAGAGTCAATCTTTCGATACTTTTCTTCGAATCGTTTCGGAATGTCACTTGCATTTTCAAAATCAAG AGCAAGTTGCAACGGTTCAAGGTGATCGGTTGGTCGAGAATAATGATTTGTCGATACATGGTGATCGATTGGTAGAAAGTAATGATATGGAGACTGAGGACGGGTTGGCACGTGAAAATTCACTGGTTAATGAGTTTAGAGAAGGTGATCGGTTGGTTGAAAATAATGATTTGGGGATCGAAGATGGGTTGGCACGTGGACTGGTTAATGAGGTTAGAGAAGGTGATCGGTTGGTAGAAAATAATGATCTGGGGTTGGAAGATGGGTTGGCACAAGAAAATTTATTGGTTAATGAAGATAGAGAAGGTGATTTATTGGTAGCGAGCAATGGTTTGAGGCCTGAGGATGGGATGGCATGTGAAAATTCTGTGGTGGATGAGAATAGAGAGGTTATGAGTTCTCAGGGACCGGGTCTTCTTGGTGACCGTATGGATGTAGATGGGTTGGACTTTGTGGATAATGTAAAGAGTAATGATCAGGGGCATGTTGATAATATTAACGGGATAGAGTTGGTGATGGAAGGCAACCAGAATTGTAATAATCATTTTGCAGCTTTTGCTTCATTACTTGATAGTGATGATCAGTTTAGTCTCCCTGATTTTGACATGGAGGAATTTGGTTTAGGAGAACAACTGGGTGATAAGGGACCCTGTGGTGATGTCTCTCAACTTATTGACTCGTTACTGGATACAGATGTAACTGTTGGAGGTTCAGTGCCCATTGTTACTAATGATGAGAATCGTTCAAATGCGAAGAGAAATGGGATAGAAACACCAACAGATGCAAGGGAATCAGATACAGTGATATCTTCCTTGCCTATGGTTTCTTCCTCTCTTCAGAAAACTGTTCAAGGCATTGAAGATGGGGAAATTTCAGAGGTTTCTGAAGTTCTTGAGAAgtcaagtgatttaataaatgaaGATGCTGTACCCTTAGAGAAGAACAGTGAAGACAAAGATGAGCTTTTAGGAGATATTATTTACAAAGGATCCACTCTGGATGCACTTGGAAGAGGACCTGCGAAAGATAACCAGTACTTTGGCCTAGATAAAAATGGAGTTAGCATACCGAGCACTGATTTAAATGTTGAAAAGGAGAATGATAATAGAAATTTGGTAAATAATAGAACTCAGGtctattatggggatacggtaGAAGATGACAGGGATGACCAGAAGGATAGTAAACTTGAATTCGGAAGAAGCAGACAAAGGTGTGCGCCCAAAGAGACCAAGAGTCAAGGTTCTTGTCCTAAAAAAATATCACCAAGTGGTGGATCGACAGGGGAAAATACAGTTGAGAATCAATGCAGTGCGTCAACTGAAGAG GTTGCCGATCAGAACAGAAGGAAAAGAAAGAGGGGGGGTCGTAGCAAGGAGTCAAAGGACAAGAAAAAG AAGAAAGAAAGAATTGAGCGAGCAAAGAAAAACAGAGAACTCGGTGTTAAAAGGTTGAAGCTGACACCAGTGTCGAAACCAAAAACAGTAATATATTGCCGTCACTTTCTCAAAGGAAGATGCCATGAG GGCGAAAAGTGCAAATATTCTCATGATACAGTACCATTGACAAAGTCTAAG CCATGCTGTCATTTTGCACGTCACTCATGCATGAAAGGAGATGACTGCCCATTTGACCATGAACTTTCAAAGTATCCATGTAACAGTTTCTTGTCCCAAGGTTCTTGCATCAGGGGATCCAACTGCATGTTTTCACACGAG GTACTGGTGAAGGAAGGTTCTTCCCCTGCCTCTGATACTTGCAATCCTGATTCGAGGTCTGTATCTGTCAAACAAAATTCACTTCTGAAGAACCAAGTGAACCCTAATTCTACTGGCAATCAAATTGCGAGTGCCAACTTATGTTCTAGTGGGGTTTCTTATATTAAGAATGACAAAAAGATTGGAGAAGGGACTACATTAAAACCTGCTGGACAGGCACCCAAAGGAATAAGCTTTCTTTCGCAGAGAAATGTGCCAGTAGGTAATACGAGTAAGCATGTACAAGGTGCCTTGTCTGCGAAGGCAGATAATGGTGCCAAAGTTGACCAACCAACCATCAGTAGTGCATCAAATGGGGTTGAAAGCTTGAATAAGAGCACACTTAGAACACCTGTTGTGCCACGGGGAATAAACTTTCTGTCATTCGGTAAAGCTCATTCTGAAAGCTTTAGTACTATAAAATCTAGTTTTTCTTTAGTTAGCAATGGTAAAATTGGAAAATTACCATTAAGTGATCCCAACAAAGGTGAACAAGCAGGTTCATCATCAAAGACAATTCTTGGTGGCAAAGTTGACTCTCAGACTGGCCATGGTGCATCCAGCATCGTTCAGAACAATAATGGGACAGAAAACCGAACACCAGCAATGGCACCTCGGGGTCTGGGCTTTCTTTCAGTTGGCAATCTTTTAGACGGTTCTTCCAACAAGAAACAAGCTGGCTCCAACTTGAATGAGATAACTGGGGTGCCTTCAACTGTTAAAAACAATGAATGCGTGAGTAACAAACTTCAGACTTCTAATCCAGTTTTACCTCCAGTGTCGTCTTCTCCACTTCCCCATGATCATTTTTTAGGCAAGCTAAAAGATGTTCAGAACAAAAGCTCGTCAAGCTCTTTCCAGGGATCCCTCTTTTCAAACACTCCAAGTTCAGTGCAGAGGGCCTTCCAGTCAACATTAGCATTGGCAGCTAAATTTGAGTCTAAAGCGAAGAATGCTCACTCATCTGATTCCCCTGTTACTCGTGCGGACTTGAGCAAGGAAGACAACAGTTCACAGAACAAGTTCACGAAGTCTTCAACAATTTTGGACTTCTTATATAGCGCTAGTAGTAAAACAAAGCAGTAA